The genome window TCAAGTCTACCACTATTTGTTCTTCTTTTAATACTTTGTGTATCAAATACTTTTCCCCGTTGACACCACTGTCTGTTTGAGAAGGATAATCCCGCAAGGCACCCCACTCTCCTGCAAAAAGAGCATTCATACCACAGAAAATCAAAAGAAAAACTAGCCATTTCTTCATTTAAAAAATCTATTTTTTAGATTTAATTTTTTATTTTTCATCTTTTTTAAATGTTTCTCGCAGAAAATCTTCCACCAAAGGTTTAGCCCCTAGTCCTGCCGCAATTGCAAAAGCCAAACCAAAAGAAGCCAATATCACTACGGCTACATTATTGACAATTTGGCTGGCAATACCCAAATTTTCCACTGCCACAAGTCCGAAGAAAAACACTACAAAACCATAAACGGCCCGTGCCATGACCACACCGCCTTTCAAACCGTTGACTTTAGCCGAATTTTCCATAATATTAGAGAGCAGTTTACCCAACAACAAACCGGCAAATAAAATTAATACCGATACAAAAAGAGTAGGAATAAACTCTAAGAAACGAGTAAACAAATCGCGGATAATTGTCAGGTGCAAAACATCGGCCCCCAGCACCACCGCATAAAAAATAACCGCCCACGCCAACACAAAAGAAATAATATAGGTAGGAGATTTTCCCAACCCGAAACGCATACACAATTCATTCACGCCAAGTTTAGCGGTTTTATCGTCAAAAGAGATTTTATTAAGTAATTTCTTAACGTAAGAACCCACAAAACGAGACAAATAAAGCCCTACTACCAAAATCAGTATCGCCGCCAATAAAGAGCCTAATACACGCCCGGTTTGTTCTGCCAAAGAAATCAAATGTTCACTCACGTTTACGGAAATGGTTTCAAAATTCATAGTGCCTCCTTTTTTGTATTTTATCAAATATTTGTAAAATAAACGTATGGGCACCATTCAATACCTCAAAGGAATCGGACCGGCTAAAGCCAAATTATTTGAACGCTTGGAAATTTTTTCCGTTGCGGATTTATTGCATTATTATCCACGCACCTATCAAGACCGTCGAGAAAATGCCCCCAATGCCGGTTTAAATCCTGTTTCATTGCTGGTATTTAAAGGGCGCGTATTGCGTGTGCAAAATATTCCGGCTCGTTCGGTTTTAATTTTTAAAGCATTTCTGGCAGATGAAAAAAACCGTCAAATAGAATGTACTTGGTTTAAAAAACGATCTTTTGGTTCCTTCCGCTTTGATCCTTTTGCTGCTTTAAAAAAAGATTTCAAAATCAATGCGGAGATTTGGGTAATCGGAAGAAAAGAAAACAGAAACAACTTTTTTGACAATAAAATAACGGTAGAAGAATATTACCCCGTTTCCGATCCGGCCGGCGCGTGGCATGCGGGCAGAATCACCCCTATTTACAGTCTGACAGAAGGCCTGACCAACAAACAGTTCCGTCAATTTATGCAAGAAGCCTTGCAAGAAAGTGAGGCCAAAAACGAGCCGGACATTTTACCCCCCTCTTTAACGCAAAAGCGCAAATTTTTGGCCAGCAACCAAGCCTTGCGCGCGGTTCATTTCCCAAACAGTCTAGCCGAGTTGGAAAATGCCCGCTCCCGTTTGGCATATGAAGAATTTTTACTCTTGGCTACCGCTTGGGGTATCAAACGCACCCAACATAAAATAGCCACCAAAAATTATATTTACCAAATCCAAAAACATTTACTCACCCCTTTTCGTCAAAATTTGGGTTTTGATTTTACCAATAGCCAAAAAAAAGTGATTAATGAAATCTTTGCCGATTTGCAATCTCCGTTGCCGATGAATCGGTTATTACAAGGAGATGTCGGCTCAGGCAAAACGATAGTAGCTCTTTCGGCGATGTTGCTGGCGGTGGAAAACGGGTTTCAAAGCGCGCTGATGGCCCCTACAGAAATATTGGCAGAGCAACATTTTTTAACCTTTCAAAAAATCCTTCATAAACTCAAAGTACCTGTGGCTATATTAACCTCAAGTACCAAAACAGCCGAACGCAAGAAAATATTAGCCGGACTTTCTGATGGCTCCATCTCCATCGTAGTGGGCACTCATGCGCTGATACAAGATGATGTAAAATTTAAAAATTTAACTTTAGCGGTCATAGACGAACAACATCGCTTTGGAGTAAAGCAACGCGGAAAGCTGAAAGAAAAAACCGCCCGCTTAGACCTTTTAACCATGACCGCCACCCCTATTCCGCGCACATTAGCCTTGGCCTTTTACGGAGATTTGGCCGTTTCCACGCTGACAGAACTGCCACCCGGACGCCAACCCATACAAACGCGCCAAGCCGACGAATTTCAGGCCAATCATATCGTAGAAAATGAAATTAAAAAAGGAAGACAGGCCTATATTGTTTATCCCTTAATTGAAGAAAGCGAAAGCATTTCCGCCAAAGCGGTCACGGAAGAATTTGAAAAATTACAAAAAACTTTTCCGCAGTTTAAATTAGCCATGCTACATGGACAAATGAGCCGCAGTGAAAAAGAAAGTGTCATGCAAGACTTTGCCGCCCATAAAACGGATATTTTAGTAGCTACTCCCGTCATTGAAGTAGGCATAGATGTGCCTAATGCCACCGTCATGGTTATTCAAAACGCAGAGCGTTTCGGCTTGGCAAGTTTGCACCAATTACGCGGCAGGGTAGGCAGAGGCAAGCACGAAAGTCATTGCGTTTTGGTGCCTCAGCACAAGTCAAGCCTAGCACGTGAAAGATTGGGCATTATCTGTGATACTTGCGACGGATTTAAAATAGGTGAACGAGATATGCAACTGCGCGGACCGGGTGAAATTTTGGGCACGCGCCAAAGCGGAGAATTGGAGTTTAAAGCAGGGGACCTTTTAAAAGATCACAATATTTTACAATGGGCTATAGAGGACCGAGATGAACTTTTAAAAGAAGACCCTCTGCTTCAAAAACAGGAACATGCCCCTTTTAAACAAAGGCTCATAGAATTGTATCAAAAAAATTGGCACTTAATAGATTTAAGTTAAAAAATAAAAAAGCCTCCCAAAAGGAGGCTTTTTATAGTAAGATTTATTTATCTTCCAATCTGGGAAACAGCGGAGCATATTTCTCGATCTTCCCTGCCGCCAAACGGCGTTGCATTTCTTGGGCCACCGTCGGCATAAAGGGCTCAATCCACTTAGAAATAAAACGAAGTCCGCACACTAATTCCAACAAAACTGCCGAAGCGGCCTCTTTATCGGTTTTAGCCAACTCCCACGGTTTCTTTTCATCTACCAATTTGTTGAGTTCACCGGCAAATCCGTAAATGCTTTCCAATACTTTATCAAAAGCCAGCTCATTATATTGAGCATCAATATTGGCGGCCACTTGCAATGCTCTTTTTTCGGTAGCGCAATCAGCGGCAGCCGTTTCGGGCAAATCACCTACGTTTTTGGCAGCCATATTCAACGTGCGGGAAAGCAAATTGCCGATATTATTGGCCAAATCGGAATTATAGCGATTTTTAAAACTCTGCATAGAGAAATCACCGTCTTGACCGAAGGGCACTTCGCGGAATAAAAAGGCACGCACCGGATCAACACCGTACTTTTCAGCTAGTTCTACCGGGTTTACCACATTGCCCAAAGATTTGGACATTTTTTCCCCTTCTACCGTCCACCAACCGTGCGCAAACACTTTGCTGGGTAGCGGAAGGCCCAATGCCATCAACATAGCAGGCCAAATCACACTGTGAAAACGGAAAATTTCTTTACCGACCATATGCAAATTAGCCGGCCAAAAATCTTCAAATTTTTCTGCACCTACTTTCTTTAAATGTTCTTCATGTTCGGACTTGTCTTCACAAAGCAACGTTCCTGCTCCGGTAGCGGAGACATAGTTAATCAAAGCATCAAACCATACATATACAGTATGTGCCGGGTCAGACACCACCGGTACCCCCCATTTTACTTTGGTGCGGGTGACGGATAAATCTCTTAAACCGCCTTTCACGAAATTAATGATTTCATTAGCGCGGTATTTAGGACTTAAAAAGTCCGGATTATCGGCATAGAATTTAAGTAAAGCATCTTGATATTTGGAAAGTTTAAAGAAATAAGTTTCTTCGTGCACTTCGGTCAACGGACGTTTATGGACAGGGCAAATACCGCCTTCCAACATTTCACTTTCATCGTAATATTGCTCGCAAGACAAACAATATTTACCTGAGTAAGAACCTTTATAAATATCCCCTTGTTTTAAGAGTTTCTCAAAAATAGCCTGCACCACATGTTCATGCTTGGCATCAGTTGTGCGGATAAAATCGTCATAAGAAATATTTAAAACCTTCCACATCGCTTGGTACTGAGCCGATACATTATCTGTCCATTCCTTTGGGGAAACCCCTTGTGCGGCGGCCGATTTTTCAATATTGGCACCATGTTCATCTGTACCTGTTAAGAAGTGCACATCCACCCCTTGTTGACGTTTATAACGAGCCAAAATATCCAAAGCAATCGTCGTATAAGCATGACCGATATGCGGTACGGAATTTACGTAATAGATGGGGGTTGTCACAAAAAATTTCTTACTCATTTTATTCTCCGTCAGCCAAAAAGATCTATTGGGCATTTATCCAAACTCATCAAGGCTGTTTCCACCGTCAACGCAGGGGATACATTGCGCAAAACGGCTATTTTGTAATTTTCTAACTTCTTTAAAATCTGTTGTAATATTTGGCGCTGGGAATAGTTTTCCTCTTTTACCCACGCCTGATGTACGGCCAGAATCAGCACATCAAGCACTGCTTGTGCCTGTTGACGCGCAGCCACCATCGTACGCGGCAATGCAGCCGCTACTGAAGCCGGCCAAGCGGGGCCCTGTGAGGCCGATTGCAAAAGTTCCAATGCTTGTGCAGCATAACGGGCCCGCGTAATGGAGCCTTGCCCGTATTGAGCCGCCAACGCGGCATTTTCCGTTTCTGGCGACACTTGCTCCAAAAGTTGTGCCACCGTTTTTTGCTGCAACGGTGCAAACTGCAAAGGCTGGCAACGTGATAAAATGGTTTTAAGCATGGAGGCCTTTTTATCTGTTAGCAAAATCCATACTGTTTTTTGAGGCGGTTCTTCTATAAATTTAAGCAAGGCATTGGCCGCTTCAGCCTGCATACTCTGGGCCTCATCCACGATAAATACTTTCCAACCGCCTATGGCACTTTTCTGTTGGCTTTTGGCCGTAATATCACGAATAGTGTCCACTTTTATGCGTTGTTGTTTGGCTAGTTCCTTTTCTAATTCTTCTTCGTAATTTTTATCGTTGGGGTCTTTTTTAAGTTCCAGCCTGGCTTGATATAAAAAATCTGCCAGCACCACATCGGCATATCTGCCGGCTGCTATAGCGCGGCAATGCTCACACACACCACAAGAGTCCCCCTCCTGCCGAGCAATAAAATCTTGGCAATTAAGTGCTTTGGCAAACTCCAAAGCGGCTTTTTTCTTTCCTACGCCGGACGGACCACAGAAAAGCATGGCTTGGGGCACATGCCCCATCACACTTTTTTTGAGGTACTGCGTAGCGGCCGCTTGGTCTAAGATTTCATTGAAGGACATAAATCTGTAATATGGTGTTCTTTTAACAGAGAAATCACTTTTTCCCGAATGACATCTACATCGCCGTCAGCATCAATCAAGTGAGCATTTTCGGTACGGCCCAACATGTTTTTATATCCGCGTCTCATGTTTTCTCTAAATTCGCGGTCTTCTCTTTCCAAACGGTCGGAGAATAAATATTCTCCGCGAGAAGAAAAATATTTATCAGACATCAAAAATACCAGTGTTAAATCCGGCTTAATTCCTGTAGTAGCAATGTCATTAAGCGTTTCAATCATTTTCAAATCCAGCCCACGCGCATACCCTTGATAAGCACAGGTGGACATAGTATAACGCTCGCAAATAACAATTTTCCCCTCTTGCAAAGCAGGGATAATTTTTTCCTGCGTATGTTGGGCGCGGCTGGCCTCATAAAGCATCAACTCCGCCACAGGACGAATATCCAAATCCGGCTCCAGCACAATTTGGCGAATTTTTTCAGCCGCCGGCGTACCGCCCGGTTCGCGCGTAAGTACCACATCAAAACCTTGCTCTAACAAATAGTTGTAAAGCAGTTTGGCTTGGGTCGATTTACCGCAACGGTCCGGCCCTTCTAAAACAATAAATTTTCCTTTCATAATTAAGAAATCCCTTCTTCAGATGTGACGATTTGCAATTCTTCTGCGGCAGGACGCGTCCAACGGCTGGCGCGGATATCGGCCAACATAGGTTCCATTTTTTCTTGTGCAGAAACTATCAAATCCACCATTTCGCGGTAGGCTCCGTCTCCGCCGCATCTGGAAGTAATAAAATGAGCCGCTTCTTTGACTACCGCAACGGCATTGGGCACAGTGACGGCAAGGCCCACTTTTTCCAATAGCGGCAAATCGGTTAAATCATCTCCCATATAGGCCACTTCTTCAGCGGTAATTTTTTCCCTTTTCAGCACATCTTCCAGCGGACCCAACTTTGTTAAAAATCCTTGATAAAAGTAGTTCATGCCCAAATTACGCGCACGAGTGATGGTGGTTTCATGACGACGGCCGGTGATGACTCCGCTTTTGATACCACTGCTGCGCAACATCATAACGGCAATGCCGTCTTGGGCATTAAAAGATTTGATTTCTTCCACGCGACCTTCGGGCGTAAGAAAAAAATGCAGTTTTCCATCCGTCCAAATGCCGTCTATATCAGTTAGGACTACTTTGATTTTGCGCGCACGCGCCAAGAGATCTTCATTCATACTTTTATTATAGCAAAAAGCCCCGCTATCAAGCGGGGCGAAAATAAAGCCAAAAAACTTTAAAAATCAGCATCTACATATTCCCAGCCCAAACTTTCCAACTGTTTACAAATCTTGCGCCCGTATGTATCCTGTCCTGTATAACATTGACGGATTAGATTATCGGGAGTTCCTGCAACATAAAATTTATAATAAGGGCTGTCTGATAATCTGCTCACCTCAATATACATCTTTCCGTTGTCATGAATATAGGGATGGTAATAAGAAAAATATTTAGATAAATACTCACCAAAGAAACCTTGGCAGTTGCCTCCCCCGCCGTTCTCTCTTTCTAATTTTATCCCCAAATCAACTGTCGTAAAATTGGAAAAACAAGCATCGGACGTAGAAGACATTAAATACAGTTTCATTTGGTCTTCAATTACTTTTATATTTGCCAACACTTCCGTTGCGCGGGCTTTTTCCACCGCTAAAGTATATTTCGGCAAGGCTACTGCCGACAAAATACCGATAATAAGCACCACCACCAACAGTTCTATCAAAGTAAAACCTTTTTTCATTTTTCTCTCCTTTTAAACCCATTTAAAGTTCACCAACCAGTCTTTTAAATTTGATTATTCGGCATATTTCCAAGATTGTACCAAAAAAACGTGTTAAAAATTAAAGTACTTTTTAGCAAAGAAAGGCCAAAAAATCTATAATATTTATAATATTATGTTAACTATTTAGGTTTTTTATGGACGCATTGCTGGAAGATTTTAAAAATCATTTAACTTTTGAACGTCAACTCAGCCCC of Elusimicrobiaceae bacterium contains these proteins:
- the holB gene encoding DNA polymerase III subunit delta', whose amino-acid sequence is MSFNEILDQAAATQYLKKSVMGHVPQAMLFCGPSGVGKKKAALEFAKALNCQDFIARQEGDSCGVCEHCRAIAAGRYADVVLADFLYQARLELKKDPNDKNYEEELEKELAKQQRIKVDTIRDITAKSQQKSAIGGWKVFIVDEAQSMQAEAANALLKFIEEPPQKTVWILLTDKKASMLKTILSRCQPLQFAPLQQKTVAQLLEQVSPETENAALAAQYGQGSITRARYAAQALELLQSASQGPAWPASVAAALPRTMVAARQQAQAVLDVLILAVHQAWVKEENYSQRQILQQILKKLENYKIAVLRNVSPALTVETALMSLDKCPIDLFG
- a CDS encoding HAD hydrolase family protein, producing MNEDLLARARKIKVVLTDIDGIWTDGKLHFFLTPEGRVEEIKSFNAQDGIAVMMLRSSGIKSGVITGRRHETTITRARNLGMNYFYQGFLTKLGPLEDVLKREKITAEEVAYMGDDLTDLPLLEKVGLAVTVPNAVAVVKEAAHFITSRCGGDGAYREMVDLIVSAQEKMEPMLADIRASRWTRPAAEELQIVTSEEGIS
- the metG gene encoding methionine--tRNA ligase → MSKKFFVTTPIYYVNSVPHIGHAYTTIALDILARYKRQQGVDVHFLTGTDEHGANIEKSAAAQGVSPKEWTDNVSAQYQAMWKVLNISYDDFIRTTDAKHEHVVQAIFEKLLKQGDIYKGSYSGKYCLSCEQYYDESEMLEGGICPVHKRPLTEVHEETYFFKLSKYQDALLKFYADNPDFLSPKYRANEIINFVKGGLRDLSVTRTKVKWGVPVVSDPAHTVYVWFDALINYVSATGAGTLLCEDKSEHEEHLKKVGAEKFEDFWPANLHMVGKEIFRFHSVIWPAMLMALGLPLPSKVFAHGWWTVEGEKMSKSLGNVVNPVELAEKYGVDPVRAFLFREVPFGQDGDFSMQSFKNRYNSDLANNIGNLLSRTLNMAAKNVGDLPETAAADCATEKRALQVAANIDAQYNELAFDKVLESIYGFAGELNKLVDEKKPWELAKTDKEAASAVLLELVCGLRFISKWIEPFMPTVAQEMQRRLAAGKIEKYAPLFPRLEDK
- the recG gene encoding ATP-dependent DNA helicase RecG, with product MGTIQYLKGIGPAKAKLFERLEIFSVADLLHYYPRTYQDRRENAPNAGLNPVSLLVFKGRVLRVQNIPARSVLIFKAFLADEKNRQIECTWFKKRSFGSFRFDPFAALKKDFKINAEIWVIGRKENRNNFFDNKITVEEYYPVSDPAGAWHAGRITPIYSLTEGLTNKQFRQFMQEALQESEAKNEPDILPPSLTQKRKFLASNQALRAVHFPNSLAELENARSRLAYEEFLLLATAWGIKRTQHKIATKNYIYQIQKHLLTPFRQNLGFDFTNSQKKVINEIFADLQSPLPMNRLLQGDVGSGKTIVALSAMLLAVENGFQSALMAPTEILAEQHFLTFQKILHKLKVPVAILTSSTKTAERKKILAGLSDGSISIVVGTHALIQDDVKFKNLTLAVIDEQHRFGVKQRGKLKEKTARLDLLTMTATPIPRTLALAFYGDLAVSTLTELPPGRQPIQTRQADEFQANHIVENEIKKGRQAYIVYPLIEESESISAKAVTEEFEKLQKTFPQFKLAMLHGQMSRSEKESVMQDFAAHKTDILVATPVIEVGIDVPNATVMVIQNAERFGLASLHQLRGRVGRGKHESHCVLVPQHKSSLARERLGIICDTCDGFKIGERDMQLRGPGEILGTRQSGELEFKAGDLLKDHNILQWAIEDRDELLKEDPLLQKQEHAPFKQRLIELYQKNWHLIDLS
- the tmk gene encoding dTMP kinase encodes the protein MKGKFIVLEGPDRCGKSTQAKLLYNYLLEQGFDVVLTREPGGTPAAEKIRQIVLEPDLDIRPVAELMLYEASRAQHTQEKIIPALQEGKIVICERYTMSTCAYQGYARGLDLKMIETLNDIATTGIKPDLTLVFLMSDKYFSSRGEYLFSDRLEREDREFRENMRRGYKNMLGRTENAHLIDADGDVDVIREKVISLLKEHHITDLCPSMKS